Genomic window (Methanosphaera sp.):
ATGTACTTTTCAGATCATCACACAAACGTAATGGTGATGTAGAAGTAAAACACCACCTTATGGATTGATATTAATTTTAAATCATTCATATAAATTATTTCACCACCACTATTTTTTATATTCTTTTTATTTAATTTTAAATACTGTATTTTACATAAATTAAATTAATAACTTTTTTTAAGTTATATATTCTAAAAATAAATAATTTTAATTAGTTTTATCACGTAATAACTAATTAGAATTTTTTTAAATAAAAATAGGAGTGTTAATTTGACTAATGAATCAAAAAAAGAAAACATTGAATTAATACTAGGAGATTATAAAAAAGCTATTCGTAAACTTTCATGGCCAATTGTTGTCAGTCTACTTATTTCAGTATCATATAATTTTATTGATTGTATGTGGGTTGCAAAACTTGGAAGTAATGAACTAGCTGCAATGGGACTAATATTACCATTATATTTTGTTTTTGTAGCTTTTGGAAGTGGACTTGCAACAGGTGTTAATAGTCTTATTGCACGATATATTGGAGCACGCAACTTTAAAAATGCAAGCAATAGTGCAGTACATGGAATATTTCTAACAATTATTGCATCAATTCTACTTGCAATTGTAATGAATTTATCACTTCCATATATTTTAGCACTTATGCATGCAGGAAGTGCAACAACTGCAGCCCTTGAATATGGAAATATAATATTTAATGGAGCCTTTGTATTATTTTATAGTAATGTTGGTATTGCAATTTTAAGATCAGAAGGA
Coding sequences:
- a CDS encoding MATE family efflux transporter; protein product: MTNESKKENIELILGDYKKAIRKLSWPIVVSLLISVSYNFIDCMWVAKLGSNELAAMGLILPLYFVFVAFGSGLATGVNSLIARYIGARNFKNASNSAVHGIFLTIIASILLAIVMNLSLPYILALMHAGSATTAALEYGNIIFNGAFVLFYSNVGIAILRSEGDVKRGMYLMTATTILNIILDPIFIFNFNMGIGGAAWATIITETINCIVLIYWIISKRTHTLMFHLETLNITQILQKRFYLLQYQIHQKIY